The window TCTCAATGATACTAACTTTAGACTTTGCAGTTAATTTAATTTAGacaattaaaaatcaactgagaCTTTctaaaagatacagatatatcAGTTGACACTGCTAAGACATCAATAGTTTCCTACCATTGGAGGGAGAAAAATCTACTAAATTTTTGGAAATGGCCAGAAAGAAATCACAATTTAAATAAACTTATCAAACATGAATGTTTTCACAGAGCATTCCCATTCAAGAATAAAGGAAAGGTAACATCCAGCTTTATTTTCAATGTATGAAAGTTACCTGTATAGTGCTCCAAATCAGGGACTGGCAAACTATGACTAAGGGTCAAATTCAGCCCACCAGggacttttgtaaataaagttttgttggaaccCAGTCatctcatttgtttatgtattgtctatggctgctctCACACTACAATGCAGAGCTGAGTAGATGTAAGAGACCATATGGCCAccaagtctaaaatatttactttatagaaAAAGTCCAACAGTTCCTACTGTAGATTATTAGAAAAGAAAGCACTCTTTactaatgtaattaaaaatatttacactgaagaaaataaatttgtaggTCCATGATTTTTATTCAGTATcctactttttcttatttctttcatgattCCATTCCTTGATGATATTCATTCAAACTCATTCTTgtccccaggctgccctcatcaAAGATTCCTAGCTCTCCTTCTTACTAGCATCTTCTGTTATAGTTAGCAATAATAAATCTCTGCTGACCTGGTCAAATAATAATGTAAGCAGTttcacaaattaaaagaaaaaaaagacataaaatagaaaagtaaccAAAATTCATGAAGTTTgtgcatggggggtggggggaggttgtTAATAACAGAGTACTGAAAGGAATCAATGACAATGTGATTAAAACAATTAGATTATGTGAttcagaaagaacagaaagaagcaaataaatagcaaaatcaaactatttaaaaaatagagaaaattagcacacttaaaaaatataaaatcttttagcataaatcctttaaGAAAGCCTTCGATTTACCTATCCAAACAGGCAAATAGTCCAGATTTTCCTCCTACTGCACAAAGTACTTTGGGGGCACAGCGAGGTCGTGTCATCAGGACCGTCTGATGAGAGAGTCTATGTTCAGGCATAAAGTGGTACTTTAGGGCTTCATTCAAAAGATGTTTACAAGTGCGATCATCACGAATAAGATGATTTGCTTCATATAGTCTAGTGAGAAACTTAACACTCAGCAATGGTAATCTCACACTGTTAAGTAGCTGCGCTAAGTATTTCTGACGTTCTTGTACGTCATACTTGATCCAAGACTCAAGCGCataaaaaacagtctcttcagtaGCTACATTCAAACAGTCATTGGAAACAATTTCGTCCAAATCAGCATGTGTAAGCTCAAAAAACTCTTCAGTCTGGCACACAGCTTCAAAATTCTGGCATATGTATTTAGTAGCTGCCAAATAAAGGTCATGACAACCATATGTCTCTGCAAAACGAGAAATTCCAATACAATTACCAGGATCAAGCTGGCTTTCAAGAAACGCGCAACATTCTTTCAAGACAAGCTTTATCTGGAGCAGGTTTGCTGCTGGAAGGAGAGATTCAACTGTGTCCTGTGAAATAAAAACAGTCCCTGTATAGGCATACTCTACAATGGCCTGGAGAGCAGTTTCATCGATGCACTGAAACTCAACCTCACTGTTCTCTTTTTCAGAAAGGTTTCCAGTAAACATAGCTTTGAAATATGGGCTGATGCTGGCAAGTACCACTTTGTGAGCATGGATTTTAACATCACCGACTCGAAGAACGATGTCACAGAGTTCGTGATGTTGACGAAGAAGATTCAAGCCCTGCAGAAGCTGTTCAGAATGTAAGTGGGTTAAGTTAGCAAGCATGTAGGTCGGGGATGTGTGGTCCAtctgcagaaaaacaaaaagcatgaacaattatttcaaaataatcttgCCAGTATGATTCTTTTTTCAAACAGCACAAAATAAACGAAGTTTGTTATTTATTGGCCTGTTTGTTGGTTTTCAAATACTTTATGCTAAATACTAGACAGGGCTTTTAGCAATTATATAATTCAATTCCTATATTATAGATACTAAGAAATAGAGGCCCAAAGATTATGCGGAATGCCCTAAACCACAAAAGTCTCTTGACAATGGACTTTTGGACTGCGACTCTGCCAAGAACATGTAAAGTTCTACACAACTTTAAGTGCCGTGAATACAGCACTTAAGTGTCATTTTATTAAGTTGCCTCTTCCCATATCCTCAGTTCCACTAATTCTCACCCTTTCTACAATACTCTTTCACTCCAATAAAGTTTATGTAATTATTATAGctctatgcaaatattttcttaccaTAAGCCAGATTTTTGTCTATAACCTTTCTCCTCGTatcttcttttcattcaattcaaattCTCAAAAGGCTGGGTCAAAATTAACTTCATGGGTAACCCTGTAAACATTTAAGTACTCAACTCCTTTACATGCAATTAATTATATGTGCTGCTTTGTATAACATAAACAACTCTTCCACTGTCTGAGACTCTCAACTCTCAATTCTCATTTGTCTGATTTAACAAATCAGACTGAAAAGTTCAGAATAAACAGGAAAGGTGAATGGATACAGGAAGTAAGAGAAGGGATTGAAAACGGAGCTATATCTAATGATACAAGAAAAGGGAATACAAAGGTAAActgattagaaaggaaaaaataaaactgtctttgttggCAGGAGACATGACTgtgtagaaaatctgaaacaatcaacagaaacatccctggaactaataagcaattacaGTAAGGTAGCAAGATAcgaagttaatatacaaaagtcaatcactttcctatataccagcaatgaacaagtgaaatttgaaattaaaaatctattaccATTGACATTAACacctaagaaaatgaaacagtTACAAATCTAACAAAATGTACACAAGACTATATGagagaaactataaaattctattgaaagaaatcaaagaactaaataaatgaagagattccatgttcatggataggaagactcaatattatcaagatgtcagttcttcctgACTTGGAACTATATAATTCAGCACAATCTGAATAAAAATTTCAgcaagttggggatccctgggtggctcagctgtttagcatctgcctttggcccagggtgtgatcctcgagtcctgggatcgagtcctgcattacgctccctgcatggagcctgcttctccctctgtctgtgcccctgcctctctctgtctctcatgaataaataaataaatctttaaaaaaatttttttttcagcaagttattttatggCTATggtaaactgattctaaagttgaTACAGGGAGGTAAAAGATGCATATTGCTAATtcaatattgaaaaaaagaacaaagttgaagaacTAACATTAcctaattttaagaattcttataagctatagtaatcaagacaagGTAGCACtactgaaagaataaatagaCTAATGAAACAGAATAGGGAGCCCAGATATAGAACCACATAaatagaggcatctgggtggctcagtggttgggcgtctgccttcagttcagggagtgatcctagggtcctgggatggagtcctgcattgggctccccacagggagcctgcttctccctctccttctgttgctcctgtttgtgctctcgtgtgcacacacactctctctcaaataaccaaaatcttaaaaaaaaaatcacatagtcATCTGATCTTTatcaaagcagaaaggaaaatacaatggagaaaagattgTCTCTCcaacaaaaaaatgttagaacTGAATATtcacatgttaaaaaataaatctagacacAGAACTTACatcctttaagaaaaattaacccaaatgtatcataaacctaaatgtaaaatacaaaccTATAGAACACCtggaagataacataggagaagaATCTAGATAACCATGGGTATGACCAtgattttttagatatgacaccaaggTTCCatccattaaagaaataattgataatctGGGtgtcactaaaataaaaaaacttctgctctgaaaaagacaatgtcaagagaacaagaagacaaaacatacattgggagaaaatattttcaaaagacatatctgataaagaactgcTATtcaatggatacagaagatgtatatatatgtgcatacacacacacacacacacacagtgtgatattactcagccatcaaaaaaatgaaatcttgccatctgcaacaatgtggatgtaacttatactaagcgaaataagtcagtcagagaaagacatatgattccacttatatgtggaattaaagaaacaaaacagatgaacatggggaagggaagaaaaaataaaattagatgtaagtagagagggaggcaaaccataagagacactgaactctactaggaaacagagttgctggagggaaactggttggggggaaggggtaactggctgatgggcattaaggagggcacttgatataatgagtaGTGGGTATTACATgtgactgatgaatcattaaattctacccctgaaaccaataatacagtatatgttaactacattaaatttaaatatttttaaaaaaagaactattattcAAAaacagaactcttaaaattcaacaatttaaaaataaacctaattcAAAAATAACCTTATCAGACATCTCATCAGacaagatacacagatggcaagaAAGCATACGAAAAGATGTTCAAGATCATATGTTATTAGAGAACtgcatattaaaataagaatgaaatattacttcACACTTATTAGAATGGTCAAAATCTACAACACTGAGGACACCAAATCCTGGAGAGAATATGTGGCAATAGAACTCTCATTATAGCttgtaggaatgcaaaatggtacagctactttaGAAGACACTTTgatggtttcttataaaactaaatgctTCATATCAAGCAAGCCAtgaaaaaacatggagaaaacttttctttttttttttttaaagatttatttatttattcatagagacagagacagagagagaaaaagagagagaggcgcagagacataggcagagggggaagcaggctcctcacagggagcccaacgtgagactcaatcctggatcctgggatcacaccctgagctgaggcagacgctcaaccactgagccacccaggcatcccaaacatgGAGAAACTTCAATGAATATTGCCAAGCGAAAGAAGCCAAActgaaaaggctacatgctgcatgattccaattatatgacattctggaaaaggcaaaactgtggagacaataaaaagatcaatggttaCTAGGGGTTAGAGGAAAGGGAGGAATGAACAGGTGAAGCACATAGTGAAATTACTCTGTATGATATTGTAATGGTAGATacgtgtcattatacatttgtccaaatccatgaatgtgcaacaccaagagtgaccctaaggtaaattatggactttgggtgataatgatgtgtcaacgTAGGTAGGTAATACAATGTACCACTCCAGTGGAGAGGTTGGTAATGGAGGAAAGTATGCATGTGTTCGGGCAAGGTAtctatgggaaatctctgtaccttccttttgattttgctgtgaacctaaaactgctctaaaaaaaaaaatagtctttaaaaaaaaaaaaaaaaaaaagacacctagCTACTTTATAAGCTCACATCTCTCCCAGACTAAAAAAtgttgcaaaatatttaaaaagaatctgcAAATGAACTCCCTGAATCACTGCCAGGGCCACAAGACTGGAGACTGTTTTCAAAAACAACACAGTAAACTCTACAAACATTCTGGTAAGGTTAATGTTAATTtcagataacattttaaaataaattattaggatgcctggatggctcgatgattgagcatctgcctttggctcagagtgtgatcctgggatggagtcccatatcaggttctctgcgggaagcctgcttctccctctgcctgtatctctgactctctctctgtgtctctcgtgaataaataaataaatctttaaaaaataaaataaattattaaaggtttgatttgtgaatacttAGAAGAGGATACAGTGACCTCTAAGACTAGGATGGATGAACTAATAATAACACATGTCACAGActaatcttgtttcttttttgatgtaTTTAAAAGACTTGGAGATCAAGAAAATAAACTTGATGTTTGTAAAGAATTTTACAATGATTTTCATGATTTTGacagtaaaactaaaaaaatataaactagttCAGTTAGCTAAATTAGCAATACCAGAGCATACTACTTAATGGAATGAGGTCTCCTTGGAGGAAGGCTTCTAGAGTATGCTATAAAGCCAAAATCTTGGGCATGCCCTTCAGCTCTACAGATGACATGAAGCTTCCAAAGACAGGAAAATCATTGGTTAACAAATCAAGGGTTCAAAAAGACCTGATAACtaacaagaaaaatttaaaagggatAAATGTTAAGATTTCATAGTGGATTCCAAAACAACTACGTAAGTATAGCTTAAGAGAGAAAAGAGTCATCTGTAGGATGTGTTTAAAGGACTCAGggatttttatttcagtattattttagtATACTAAGCTTATGTAGGTTTAAGTTGCAATAATAGAACTGTAACATGCAGAACTAAAGAAGATATTCTCACTTTGCTCTGCAAATGTCACACCACATCTGGAGTACAGATCTTGGGTACCAACCTTTACAAGGAAGCTAAACAAAGTATGACACAtgatgaaaagaagaaatttaaacatGTCTTATGGGTAATGGAACTGAGGATGTTGAGTCTGAAGAGAAGGAAATCTGATGGTTATCATGTGAAAAACCTAAAAGttatcatcaacaacaacaataataatcatAGAACATAGGgctgttttgagaattaaatacatttatacatataaagtgcttagaatagtgttTATCACTAAGCAAGCTCTTgataaatattactttatttaccAATAAGTTATTGTATTACTAGTGAATTTCTCAGGTTGTCAACTTAAGAGGTATTCTGCTTTCTATGTTGCACCATCTTTCACTACTAGGTAAGAAATCCACCCTGTACTACTGATATCCTGTGCCCCACAGAGTACCGCAgaattgcttctttttcttttttttttttttttaaagattttatttatttattcatgagagaaacagagagagaggcacagacataggcagagggagaagcaggctacttgcagggagcctgatgcggaacttgatcccagccctgggatcaagacctgagccaaaggcagatgctcagccactgagccacccaggggcctcgagttgttgatttttaaaacaagttaatGAGTTACTGACTACATTCGTTTTCATGTAAATAGGGatcatacagggcagcccgggtggctcagtggtttagtgccacctttggcccagggcctgattctggagacccgggatgggagtcccatgtcgggctccctgcatggagcctgcttctccctctgcctgtgtctctgcctctctctctctctctctctctctctcatgaacaaataaataaaatcttaaaaaaaaaaaaatcatatagtgACAGATCCttatataaaactaatttttGTGTATTCAAGACTGACAAATTACCATTAACATATGATATGAAAGCATGATACAATACTGacttataaaaatacacacacacatatatgtacgtgtttgtgcatatgtatatatcacaaatATCCACATACGCAGAACTGTATGATTTGAGGAGACTGGGCCCAGGAATGAAGGTCCTAAGGTAATAACATTGTCTTTACTATTTActagctatatgaccttgggaCAGTGATCTTaaattctcagttttctcatctgtaaaacacagACAAAACAGTACACATAAGAACTCAATAACTGTTAGagactattactattattattatcatccttaAAAAGGCTGAATTTTTGCCAGCATGTGACTTCCTTTCATggctaaaaaagaaacaaagcttaCTTACTATCAAGTGAACTAACATAACCAAAGCCTGACTAATTTGGCCAAAAAAGATACAACCCACTTTTAAATTTCAAGAGTTTAATTACAATGAAAAGAAGAGTAAGCCAAAGACTAAGCTTCCTGAGTCTCTGTCCCACACACCAAAAAGGACGACACCAAAACAAAAG of the Canis lupus baileyi chromosome 9, mCanLup2.hap1, whole genome shotgun sequence genome contains:
- the KLHL28 gene encoding kelch-like protein 28 isoform X2; translated protein: MKKCYAKMDHTSPTYMLANLTHLHSEQLLQGLNLLRQHHELCDIVLRVGDVKIHAHKVVLASISPYFKAMFTGNLSEKENSEVEFQCIDETALQAIVEYAYTGTVFISQDTVESLLPAANLLQIKLVLKECCAFLESQLDPGNCIGISRFAETYGCHDLYLAATKYICQNFEAVCQTEEFFELTHADLDEIVSNDCLNVATEETVFYALESWIKYDVQERQKYLAQLLNSVRLPLLSVKFLTRLYEANHLIRDDRTCKHLLNEALKYHFMPEHRLSHQTVLMTRPRCAPKVLCAVGGKSGLFACLDSVEMYFPQNDSWIGLAPLNIPRYEFGICVLDQKVYVIGGIETNVRPGITIRKHENSVECWNPDTNTWTSLERMNESRSTLGVVVLAGELYALGGYDGQSYLQSVEKYIPKIRKWQPVAPMTTTRSCFAAAVLDGMIYAIGGYGPAHMNSVERYDPSKDSWEMVASMADKRIHFGVGVMLGFIFVVGGHNGVSHLSSIERYDPHQNQWTVCRPMKEPRTGVGAAVIDNYLYVVGGHSGSSYLNTVQKYDPISDTWLDSAGMIYCRCNFGLTAL
- the KLHL28 gene encoding kelch-like protein 28 isoform X1; this encodes MQGTHKSFRIQITLSTDNVITENWVTKMDHTSPTYMLANLTHLHSEQLLQGLNLLRQHHELCDIVLRVGDVKIHAHKVVLASISPYFKAMFTGNLSEKENSEVEFQCIDETALQAIVEYAYTGTVFISQDTVESLLPAANLLQIKLVLKECCAFLESQLDPGNCIGISRFAETYGCHDLYLAATKYICQNFEAVCQTEEFFELTHADLDEIVSNDCLNVATEETVFYALESWIKYDVQERQKYLAQLLNSVRLPLLSVKFLTRLYEANHLIRDDRTCKHLLNEALKYHFMPEHRLSHQTVLMTRPRCAPKVLCAVGGKSGLFACLDSVEMYFPQNDSWIGLAPLNIPRYEFGICVLDQKVYVIGGIETNVRPGITIRKHENSVECWNPDTNTWTSLERMNESRSTLGVVVLAGELYALGGYDGQSYLQSVEKYIPKIRKWQPVAPMTTTRSCFAAAVLDGMIYAIGGYGPAHMNSVERYDPSKDSWEMVASMADKRIHFGVGVMLGFIFVVGGHNGVSHLSSIERYDPHQNQWTVCRPMKEPRTGVGAAVIDNYLYVVGGHSGSSYLNTVQKYDPISDTWLDSAGMIYCRCNFGLTAL
- the KLHL28 gene encoding kelch-like protein 28 isoform X4, producing MDHTSPTYMLANLTHLHSEQLLQGLNLLRQHHELCDIVLRVGDVKIHAHKVVLASISPYFKAMFTGNLSEKENSEVEFQCIDETALQAIVEYAYTGTVFISQDTVESLLPAANLLQIKLVLKECCAFLESQLDPGNCIGISRFAETYGCHDLYLAATKYICQNFEAVCQTEEFFELTHADLDEIVSNDCLNVATEETVFYALESWIKYDVQERQKYLAQLLNSVRLPLLSVKFLTRLYEANHLIRDDRTCKHLLNEALKYHFMPEHRLSHQTVLMTRPRCAPKVLCAVGGKSGLFACLDSVEMYFPQNDSWIGLAPLNIPRYEFGICVLDQKVYVIGGIETNVRPGITIRKHENSVECWNPDTNTWTSLERMNESRSTLGVVVLAGELYALGGYDGQSYLQSVEKYIPKIRKWQPVAPMTTTRSCFAAAVLDGMIYAIGGYGPAHMNSVERYDPSKDSWEMVASMADKRIHFGVGVMLGFIFVVGGHNGVSHLSSIERYDPHQNQWTVCRPMKEPRTGVGAAVIDNYLYVVGGHSGSSYLNTVQKYDPISDTWLDSAGMIYCRCNFGLTAL
- the KLHL28 gene encoding kelch-like protein 28 isoform X3, whose translation is MMDHTSPTYMLANLTHLHSEQLLQGLNLLRQHHELCDIVLRVGDVKIHAHKVVLASISPYFKAMFTGNLSEKENSEVEFQCIDETALQAIVEYAYTGTVFISQDTVESLLPAANLLQIKLVLKECCAFLESQLDPGNCIGISRFAETYGCHDLYLAATKYICQNFEAVCQTEEFFELTHADLDEIVSNDCLNVATEETVFYALESWIKYDVQERQKYLAQLLNSVRLPLLSVKFLTRLYEANHLIRDDRTCKHLLNEALKYHFMPEHRLSHQTVLMTRPRCAPKVLCAVGGKSGLFACLDSVEMYFPQNDSWIGLAPLNIPRYEFGICVLDQKVYVIGGIETNVRPGITIRKHENSVECWNPDTNTWTSLERMNESRSTLGVVVLAGELYALGGYDGQSYLQSVEKYIPKIRKWQPVAPMTTTRSCFAAAVLDGMIYAIGGYGPAHMNSVERYDPSKDSWEMVASMADKRIHFGVGVMLGFIFVVGGHNGVSHLSSIERYDPHQNQWTVCRPMKEPRTGVGAAVIDNYLYVVGGHSGSSYLNTVQKYDPISDTWLDSAGMIYCRCNFGLTAL